Part of the Armigeres subalbatus isolate Guangzhou_Male unplaced genomic scaffold, GZ_Asu_2 Contig1371, whole genome shotgun sequence genome is shown below.
gtcgaaaaactcggatttctacctagcggtaacattacttgaacggagaatattgttgactaccatttcataaaaaatttggcacttttgatcGATACATCAagtgatcatcttcacctcaatgatcatcttccccagttgacggtaccacaAATGTTCAGTTAAATTAACTATGCATCcagacaaattcaccactgattcagttcatgtaacaacattccaCTAGGACCACAGCTGATTTTACTGCGCACATGGtgaaatcaaacgggtttgttgtctgctgaaattCGCCGGTAGACATGCTTTTACCCTCCTGGACCTTAAATTTTGTGTTGGGATATTGAAACCGAAATTTAACAGAGGCTGACAAGAACGGctgatcaaaagttattttagttactagataaagattgtcgctgtcttcgctgtccggaacatcttttgctggcgaggataggggagctaaatgtcaaagaaggaaaatccatacgatttgacagcttggtacccaacatgttccagacagcagaacaaagggaacagaagcaacaatctttatctagtaactaaaatatcttttggctgGTCGGTGAGGAATGAAATCAAACCATTGTACTGTAATAATTTTGGTCGGTTTTGTCAACAATATATTTTCCATACACTGTAAAATTGTTCTACACACTAAATtattttaccgggatctcagcaaaatattAAACTTTAACTGAGTTTTGCACAGCCGTGCACCAGCAGACATGccaaaaatcagctaacaaaagtCATATTTGGcgggatatcagttttattttgctgggcagacggttgtgcggatttttgccgagctgcagaattaaaactgagtgtgtacgaAAAGAGCTTGGAAATATCTCAAATTTTGTATTGTTATGATACCTATCCACCCTAATGCGAAAAACATCATTCACAATTCAGTAAAACAGTTGATAAGAacactttcttatatatttctacGATTGCTTCTACACtagtatttttgttttgtttttaatggtgttgttacaataaaatgtatttttattttttgtatgttTTATTATGGCTGTCTCGGTAAAACGAGGAACTGTGCATTCATGTTTGTGAGAATTTTCTGTGAGAGTGATCCCATAGCCTTTTAATATACTTACTTAGTATACGTGCCAagccaaaatgtttttttcctcATGATTAAATGCTTTGTCATTCTGAGCAATTGTTCACCATTTGGTTTTTTGTTAATTACTTTTCCGTTTACAGAAAACACCAACGGAAATTCGCTCGCGGCGGCAATCTGTTCGTGCAAAAACCGCCAATAGCACCAAACAGGTCGACGACGTGGGCCGCGAGGCCGACGAAAACGATAACAGTGCGATTCCACAGCTATCTACGGACGGTCACACAGTGCCAAAGGGAATTTGTTCGCGGCGGCAATCCGTCCGCGGAAAAACCTGTGACGTCGGTCGCGAGGGCGACAAAAGTGCGCCAACTCTGTTATCTACGGCCGGTCACACGGTGCCGagcattccaacggaaattcgctCGCGGCGGCAATCCGTTCGAGGAACAACTGTCGACGTAGGCCGCGAGGACGACGAAAACGGCAAAAGCGCGAAAACTCTGGTATCTACGGACGGTCACATGGTGCCCAgcattccaacgggaattcGCTCGCGGCGGCAATCTGTCCGTGCAAAGACCGCCAGTACACCAAACAGGTCGACGACGTAGGCTGCGAGGCCGACGAAAACGATAGCAGTGCGACTCCACAGCCATCCACGGACGGTCGCACAGTGCCAAACAATCCAAAGTGGGAATTTGTTCGCGGCAGAAATCCGTCCGCGGAAAACCCTGTGACGACGGCCGCGAGGGCGACAAAAACGACAAAAGTGCGACAACTCTGTTATCTATGCGGCCGGTCACACGGTGCCGAGCATTCTAACGGAAATTCGCTCGCGGCGGCAATCCGTTCGAGGAACAACTGTCGACGTAGGCCGCGAGGACGACGAAAACGGCAAAAGCGCGAAAACTCTGGTATCTACGACGGTCACATGGTGCCCAGCATTCCAACGGAATTCGCTCGCGGCGGCAATCTGTCCGTGCAAGACTGCCAATAGCACCAAACAGGTCGACGACGTAGGCCGCGAGGCCGACGAAAACGATAGCAGTGCGACTGGCCAGCCATCCACGGACGGTCGCACAGTGCCAAacaatccaaaggaatttgttctgCGGCGGAAATCCGTCCGCGGAAAACCCTGTGACGACGGCCGCGAGGGCGACAAAACGACAAAAGTGCGACAACTCTGTTATCTATGGCCGGTCAGCACGGTGCCGAGCATTCCAACGAAATTCGCTCGCGGCGGCAATCCGTTCGAGGAACAACTGTCGACGTAGGCCGCGAGGACGACGAAAACGGCAAAAGCGCGAAAACTCTGGTATCTACGGACGGTCACATGGTGCCCAgcattccaacgggaattcGCTAGCGGCGGCAATCTGTCCACAAAGACTGCCAATAACACCAAACAGGTCGACGGCGAAGGCCGCGAGGCCGACGAAAACGATAGCAGTGCGACTCCACAGCCATCCACGGACGGTCGCACAGTGCCAAACAATCCAAAGGGAATTTGTTCGCGGCGGAAATCCGTCCGCGGAAAACCCTGTGACGACGGCAGCGAGGGCGACAAAAACGACAAAAGTACGACAACTCTGTTATCTACGGCCGGTCACACGGTGCCGagcattccaacggaaattcgctCGCGGCGGCAATCCATTCGAGGAACAACTGTCGACGTAGGCCGCGAGGACGACGAAAACGGCAAAAGCGCGAAAACTCTGGTATCTACGGACGGTCACATGGTGCCCAgcattccaacgggaattcGCTCGCGGCGGCAATCCGTTCGCGGAACAACCGTCGACGTAGGCCGCGAGGACGACGAAAACGGCAAAAGCGCGAAAACTCTGCTATCTACGGACGGTCACATGGTGCCCAgcattccaacgggaattcGCTCGCGGCGGCAATCCGTTGATGCAAAGACCACCAATAACACCAAACAGGTCGACGGCGTAGGCCGCGAGGCCGACGAAAACGATAGCAGTGCGACTCCACAGCCATCCACGGACGGTCGCACAGTGCCAAACAATCCAAAGGGAATTTGTTCGCGGCGGAAATCCGTCCGCGGAAAACCCTGTGACGACGGCAGCGAGGGCGACAAAAACGACAAAAGTGCGACAACTCTGTTATCTACGGCCCGTCACACGGTGCCCAGCATTCCAACGGGAATTTGTTCGCGGCGGCAATCCGTCCGCGGAAAAACCTGTGACGTCGGTCGCGAGGGCGACAAAAACGGCAAAAGTGCGACAACTCTGCTATCCACGGCCGGTCACACGGTGCCCAgcattccaacgggaattcGCTCGCGGCGGCAATCCGTTCGCGGAACAACTGTCGACGTAGGCCGCGAGGACGACGAAAACGGCAATAGCGCGAAAACTCTGCTATCTACAGACGGTCACATGGTGCCCAgcattccaacgggaattcGCTCGCGGCGGCAATCCGTTCGCGGAACAACTGTTGACGTAGGCCGCGAGGATGACGAAAACGGAAAAGTCCGACATCTCAGTTATTCACGGCCaaaaatcgcacatggtgcccagcattccaacgaaaattcataagCGTCAGCAATCAGTTGGCAAATGGAACGAGAATAACGCAGAACATCTTATTTGAGGTCGGGAGGATATCAAACATGAATACAATAAAACAACATCCCAGTTCTGTTCCGTCGGCCATATGGTGTCCAGTCCAACAAAGTTGAAAACTGCTACTAACGAGTCAGAAAGTTTCGTTACACCATCGGCAATTCGGGTGCAAAACCGTTCGTCGTAAAACCGAGGACAGCAAGAAACGGGTCGTTGGAGGTTGTGAGAACAGCAGTGTGACAATATCTCAGCCATCTTCTTCCGGCCATCCAGTGTCCAGCTCTATAAAGATGAAGCCCATCCGCGGGAAAGCGAGAACTAAGACGGACCAGGTCCAGACCAGCAAAACCGAATTCAGGACAACATCCGAATACGAATTCCCATCCATGCACTCCAAGCTCGAAGGCAGTTTCTGGCAACCTAAGGTGAGTTTCGTTGttgatttttgacgtagaactacgtctgtcttttctatattagtacactttacgattgcaaaaaatcgaaaacgtcacgaaaatattgtagactttgatcgttaatatctcagccgtttctggatggattttcaattttcttggaccattcgatcaaggaagagtcaacgctttattcccgatgtacactgaagtagTTTTTAAGCggtttatttttacacgaatcgctttttacGCATTTTTTTCACTAGAATTTCGGGATAAACGCGGTTCATTtagacatattttggaatttatgcgGTTTATTACATTGTTTTagtttacgcggcccatatcctccgcgtaaaagctgactccagtgtgttacaatatttatgtatgattattTACTACACTGaacacttgctaacagtttagcaatcggttttggtgaatcagtcaatctcgtaagtgcatcgcaagcttcttcttacatggcactacattccaactgcaacttggcctgcttttcaactaagtGATCTTCTAGCattaggaaaataagttcaaaagtagcatttaccaatgcaaagcttcgaatcgagatacaattatcgaacgacttttactctctagcgagtttttatcaattgataatttggatatgtgatcgcttgagagtaTTGTTCAtcatcgattatttgaaaattttatttttatcatccttttcaaattttggtccaaaaattatataaatcaCCAGGgctcgtaatgctcactcaatctcagcagACAATCACGAAAACTGccacgtagttctacgtcacctttgcgtacaacccgattgggctgcacctttgagtttttcttaTCCTCCGGAAGTCATTCCACATTGTAATATATTACGCGTAGCGTAGGCGTTTCACGCTCCATTTTATTAGAAAATTGACAAACATCTTCGAACAAAACAACCCTAAAATAAAACCTTGATTATTCCACCTAACGAAAATGGTTCCTCTCTCGTGCATtacaaaaatagtattttgtccACAACACATAGTCCGAACAGCCCAGTTTTCAATGGGAAATGATGGGACAGGATTGCactttgttgcgagtaattcgatTATGGGTAAGTATAAacaaatgagctagactttttgcccACACTGCTCATCGAACTTTTGGTATTGGTACTTAACCAATTTtgggagcgaacatatagcctttcggtaataatataatatacgagaaaggtaaaaatattTATGCAACTACTTGCAAGaagattattttttaaacttgAGTGGTACGTTACAACGATACAATAATTCTGAAATAACAATtgtgataaataaaataatcctCTCTGATTCACTGCTAACTATTTGAACATTAACCTAGGCTCATAGATCACGTAATAGCTTTTTCACTGTCGAGGACGGAACGCCCCTTCATTGTGTTGTCATGATGTGcacaaattgaattaaaattattcaTGTTTCAtggttttgttagaaattttagTAAAATAATTAAACATTCTGAACCACGTTGCTAAAtgctttacttacttacttatgcgTCCTGTACACCCCCAGTGGTGCAAaggggccgacttgaaagatctccatcctgagtgaTGTCTAGCTattgctttaacctgttgccaggttagatttcggtcgacttgtttaatttctttattgagacTGTGCCGCCATGAGCCCCTGGGTCTgcttctgctgcgatgtccagctgggttccagtctaatactTGTTTACGGATTTCGTTTTCACCCTTACGTAAGGTGTGACCGACCCAGCCCAGAAAACCGATCCCGAATTTCGAAGTTGCTATcgacctctggtgacaacgacgatccAGGCTcgaattatgtaccgcaggcatctgttgataaacACCTGCACTGCATATAAATTAGTATTAATTTCAACGATATCTGCTTTAaacaagattcaaacgtcgattttacgaatctgatagcgccgacgcaaaccaacaccatcaacaggtagctgaAGGCTTCACCtacgtgttgatggtgttgatttgcgtgggagtggtatcagattcgtcaaatcgacgtctgaatctttgtttacaaaaagcagataagtcggtttgaaaatttggtactgAACTAATAGTGGGGACAGAAGAGTCATTGGTAAAGGAGGGGGGCTTCGGGGGGAGGGTTGTTGATAAGTTACTGATCAACTTAGTttgggacacacattctttatgtaccttaaggagacgatgatagAAGTGGCGGGGTGATCTTTGGAATGGGGGAGAGTCAACTCATTGACCGATTCCcaccaaattcggaacacatATTCTGTTTTCAAGCAGATATTAATTGTGGGGATGGGAGAGTCATTGAAACAAGGGCCAAGGTGTGGGGGAGGGgaatgaatcacatacagtggctggtttcctacccgTCGCTGCCACCAgcaggcgctaacgtatatgtgaaaatagccagcatgagttaaccacctgaagtttgtatggcgaaatctAACGTTGtttttctcaacagtaggaacttttcacgaaaaactatttggcaccagttatgtaggaaggtgtccgctgctacgcctaccaaatattttttcgattaaagttcTTATTctcgagatattaaacattagatgcctttcgccatactgattccCAAAAGTTGACTTCTAGTgggccgctgtaagcacgctcaaagcaggcgattcattgtttagttatcgatcaacttacATCAACTTactgtaacttctgaacctgttgaccgattttaaccaaatataAAACACATATTCTCGATCCTGTGGCTACGATTATAGTGAGGATGGAAGGATCATTGGAAATGGGAGAGAGTATGGGGATAAGTATTGTTTAGTTGTTGATCAATTCAGGTAACTTCTgaactggttgattgatttccACTAAATTTGAACTGACcgattttgttcaaattttgcatgcTTTCTACTCTATTAGAACTTTATATCAAGTGTTTATCATGATTATAAAATCAGCTTAttgtcgtgcggggcttcttttgactcagggggctactttggatttttgattaaaaaaaaaactggcaaTATGAGAGTAGCttacgttataattcttgtttcaaaatgtcctaattagcccccgatttgtcaaTAGAAACCCCGCCCGATGGTACTTAGGGAGAAAATGTTCTCTAGTGGGGTAAAATAgctctttaaaaataaatgtttcaaaaattcaGCAATTTTGTATGTGAGGTCTAAAAGAAAATACACAATGAATAATTGGCAGTGGCAGATTTTCTACCCACCGCTCTCTAGGTCGCGtcagtgatccattgttttctctgagCGCGCATTTCGCCCTGATTATTATtttcgctggtggcgatgaaggcgttcttgatggcggtccattggtcttccacgctgccaccttccggaatatctgttGCACGgatctccagttcttcaacgaaggatcttttcaccgtggcatctcccagtcggcgtgtgttgaaccgtcgtccgaCTCTCTCCTCCTGGCggcgaatccgcgcaatgcaaaggcgtatttcgccaatgaggaggtgatgatccgactcgatatcggcactacgtttattccgtacatcaataAGATTCCGTTTCCATTCTCGACTGACGTAGATgtggttgatttgattttggGTAAAGCCTGCCATATTATATttggtctccagttagccttggaaGCCaatgcgtaggattgccaatccggaggtgACGAGCTCGATAGTATATCCATTGCTCGTAGAGCAAGATTAACGGGCGCGAGTATTAgtcgtttggcagcgcagtatcattacttggcACTTTACCAGTCGCTACTAAACAATGACCGATACGAAAAAGAGTGATTAACTAAAATAACAGCGCTACGCaggtgatcaaaatactcgcgcccaTTAATGATGCTCCCAgaatcattacttgacactatatcggtcgctactaaacgcgctgctataaaaGTAGCgcaactgacaggtgaccaaatttggtagcgcgtgAACAGCGCTGCTAATTTgataaactgtcaaacgtcaccggtacggaatacagcagcAACCAATTTGAGAGCCGAATAGTCACCAATGCGAAAAGGATTGACGAAATTATAATAAGAGCGCTGCGCTGGTGGTCATGACGCATCTTAAGATGCTCCCGCCCGGGAATGATGCTCTTAGAGAGCATCATTGCcattttcgtttcatcactcagCTGACTCATGATTGATTTTATGTCAAAGTAAATATTCGGACCTATAAGTGGCCCCAGGTGTTCGTAAAAAAAACATGTGATTGCTATGAATTTTAATGTTATCGCCTTTATCACATTCATAGCGTATGCTTAATTACATATTGCAATTATTTTAGGGCAAGCCCATCAACATCAAAGGAAGGTCTTCGATTCCTCAAATCAATGATAGAACAGCGAGCTCTGAAGAGCATGGCAATGAATCCGTCGTTACACCGCCGAAAAATGCTATTCCTAATATGCCAACTACGCTACAAAGTGCAAGAGCAGGAGCAGGAGCGGACTTCCTTGGTTTGCCTCTTGTCGAGGCTTCCTCAAGCGTTTCGTAAGTTGGAGGTGAGTAATTCTTTTGCATTTTACTTTAAACTTTGTTCttaaatattttgcaatgtgACTGGGTTTCATTCACTTGGGTTGaatatattgcatatattatGACTTCACTTTGCATAGAGTATCGACTGAGAAAGAATAGAATTTAAACAATCTCTATCGTCCAGAAAAGTTGTAGTATTTGTACAGGAAAAAAGTTtagatcgataaagcatatatttatatgatacgataacacctttgaactcctccaaaacaagcaaagcataattgtaaaaccctgtttaatccacctagcggtgatggtgcctttcgcgtgcaaataaaatattacattttgtccataacttccgTGCCCAAGgttcgatctagccaattttcaatagaaaaaaaatggaacaggatgcaacttgttgcgagtaaatcggttggaGATAAGTGCTggaaaaattacaattttttactcaatttttctattaaaaaaaatggtattttggccataacttccgagcccatagtccaatctggccaattttcaataggaaacaatggaatagaagtctgcgtcgaatgcgtcggctgaggataagttcccgaaaatgAGTAACACTTTTGATACATTTTGGTACAagggtgcgcgcacacacacacagacatcaccgcaattcgtcgaactgagtcgatcggtatataacactatgggtctccgggccttctataaaaaggttgttcttggagcgatcatataggcTTTACGTAAAAGGCAAacatgattttgcttaatttttggcgTCCTTTGCATcatttgaaccggtgccagcgaaagtggttcatgttacattgagtaaattttacaggagacgcatttCTCCAAAAATCTCGAAAATAAAACTCAAATTAGCAATTTTCTGCAGCTCAACCGTACCAACGTGTCGTGACTGATGTGCCGAAAGGTAGTGATgagaaatatgcgaagtttcttcacaaatttcaagtttgttaGAACAAAAtacacatgtaccactattaatgggaacaaaatgcaacagaaaccgaaaatcgttgccagtaaaagtggtacatgtaaatttatcaaattattttaaacggcaGTAAACCATCTTGAAGTTCAAAATAGGGTCAAAATCTATGGCGGAAACATCCATTTGTCAAAATTTCTTTTCAGTAGTCTGATTTTAGTGGATAGaactgcacatgtaccactttttctggcaacgaaattgctattgtgatatataccagaaattcAAAAGTGCATATCTCTTCGTTATTCCCTCACTAGACCTTTGCACACAGAAACAGTTAgtgtaaaaaacacaaaatcgacaaaaatggtttatgtaccactttcgctggcgcCGGTTCATTTCATTTTGGTATTGACTGCCTGATCTGAAAACATGTATCTTTTATACTACCAACATACGCATATTTTATACTAccatcatacgcatatttgtcccatgtttgctgggatttcctatgtatatggggcagttatgcgtataacggcagtataggcCAGGTAACTTAGGTTTTTAACAATTTGCGATAAATTCGTCAATTGTTAAAATAAgcaaaaataagcaaaataactAATAAGCAAACTCCGCGATTGCTATAAAGCTTATAAAATTTAATTCTTGCGCTTGATTTACAGGAGGCCGTACATACTTATTACGCAAAGCacttttttctgggtttttgacTCACCATACCACCTCCCCCTAAGGCTGCTTtcgtacaaatgattttttatttttatggtgcgtaagaaactGACAGAGCCCCCTCCCCCCACAAAAttcttacgtaatatgtgtacgaccccataGCAAAGAGATGGATTATGCATTGAGCGTTTGGCCCTTATGAAATCCTTATATACTGTACAGCATCTATACAGTTCTGTGAAAAGTCAGCGATTATTATATTTTAGGTGTTTGAATGTAATGCTTCCGACGGCTGCTGCAAAACATAAAAAGCCTATTTTTACATCAGGATGCTGCTCCTTAAAATTTGAATATACCTCCGAAAGGTTACGTAAAAGTAATCTGCGCGGTACATCTACTTTTTCTCAGCTGCCATATTTACTATTACAAAATATATATCAGTTTATCTCGTCACTTTTAAATAAGTCTCTAACTGCCTTGTTTTGGATTAGTATGGTCATGTTCAATTAGCGTCGATCCATACACaccaaatttttttcgccgaaaatcagcaaaattttgctgaattttgccgagctgaTAACTCAGCAATCATTTCAGTAAAATAAAATTACCGAAACTTTCAGCAAACTGAACTACTGTCATATCTGTCAGTCGTTTACTGAATCATCAGCTTGTTATGCTGAAAATTCCGCATTTCGGGCTGGAATATGATTTGATAGCACTTTGCTGTatcaattcagcaaaatgttcaaaattgctGTAAACCAGCTGGTTacgtttt
Proteins encoded:
- the LOC134202720 gene encoding uncharacterized protein LOC134202720 — translated: MPPSKERLARIKLAKQEFLVKKGIVQRKTPTEIRSRRQSVRAKTANSTKQVDDVGREADENDNSAIPQLSTDGHTVPKGICSRRQSVRGKTCDVGREGDKSAPTLLSTAGHTVPSIPTEIRSRRQSVRGTTVDVGREDDENGKSAKTLVSTDGHMVPSIPTGIRSRRQSVRAKTASTPNRSTT
- the LOC134202721 gene encoding uncharacterized protein LOC134202721; the encoded protein is MVPSIPTGIRSRRQSVRGTTVDVGREDDENGKSAKTLLSTDGHMVPSIPTGIRSRRQSVDAKTTNNTKQVDGVGREADENDSSATPQPSTDGRTVPNNPKGICSRRKSVRGKPCDDGSEGDKNDKSATTLLSTARHTVPSIPTGICSRRQSVRGKTCDVGREGDKNGKSATTLLSTAGHTVPSIPTGIRSRRQSVRGTTVDVGREDDENGNSAKTLLSTDGHMVPSIPTGIRSRRQSVRGTTVDVGREDDENGKVRHLSYSRPKIAHGAQHSNENS